Proteins from one Cellulosilyticum lentocellum DSM 5427 genomic window:
- a CDS encoding PadR family transcriptional regulator, protein MAISKELLKGTTTLLILQLLNEKDQYGYELTKALEQRTDNLFTLKEGTLYPILHALENEGMIEAYWEDTQSARKRKYYRITEAGKKGLKEKKEEWQLYSEGVRKVIGGGVLSEPLCRCFS, encoded by the coding sequence ATGGCGATTAGCAAAGAATTACTTAAGGGAACTACTACTTTACTCATTTTACAACTATTAAATGAGAAGGACCAATATGGTTATGAGCTCACTAAAGCATTAGAGCAAAGAACTGACAACCTTTTTACACTTAAGGAAGGAACCCTGTATCCTATTTTGCATGCTCTTGAAAATGAAGGGATGATAGAGGCTTATTGGGAAGATACCCAGTCGGCTAGAAAGCGTAAATATTATCGCATTACAGAAGCAGGAAAAAAGGGACTAAAAGAGAAGAAAGAAGAGTGGCAGCTTTATTCTGAAGGTGTAAGAAAGGTAATAGGGGGAGGGGTACTTAGTGAACCATTATGTAGATGCTTTTCTTAA
- a CDS encoding B12-binding domain-containing radical SAM protein: MKIALLAPAGAMHRYNGNFGKSLHYAPLTLTTLAALVPEELNAEVVIYDETVGVIPLDLEADLIGITCITGTAPRCYAYGDYFRKKGIKVFIGGVHPSIMPEEAALHADVVMTGFSEFTFPQMLKDFIRGELKPIYHQGCNFKIEGRPIPRRELLNKKGYITTNTVELVRGCSHPCTFCAYPTAFGRTVYKRPIEEVVAEIAALNAKIIVFPDVNLIIDIEYAKKLFKALIPLKIYWLGLVTSHVGMDDELLKIFEKSGCKGLLIGFESISQESQAYVHKGVNQVASYAELMNKLHAHGILVQGCFAFGGDHEDTSVFERTVEMVTKVKIDLPRYSILTPFPKTELYRQLDKAGRIFERNWAMYDVEHCVFTPAQMTVEELEAGITWAWKETYKTSNILKRLAPFRHTPWLSIPLNMGYKGYANKYELFTREVMCDNSSIQ; the protein is encoded by the coding sequence ATGAAAATAGCATTACTTGCACCAGCAGGTGCCATGCACAGGTATAATGGGAATTTTGGAAAATCTCTTCATTATGCACCATTAACTTTAACAACATTAGCGGCTTTGGTACCAGAAGAATTAAATGCTGAGGTTGTGATTTATGATGAGACAGTAGGCGTCATTCCACTGGATTTAGAAGCAGATTTAATAGGAATCACCTGTATTACTGGCACAGCTCCTAGGTGTTATGCTTACGGGGATTATTTTAGAAAAAAGGGAATTAAGGTTTTTATAGGAGGTGTGCATCCGTCTATAATGCCAGAGGAAGCTGCATTGCATGCTGATGTGGTAATGACAGGGTTTTCAGAGTTCACCTTTCCGCAGATGCTAAAGGATTTTATAAGGGGAGAACTAAAACCTATTTATCATCAAGGGTGTAATTTTAAAATAGAAGGTAGACCTATTCCAAGAAGGGAATTACTAAATAAAAAAGGTTATATTACCACCAATACAGTAGAATTGGTCAGAGGTTGTAGTCATCCATGTACTTTCTGTGCCTATCCCACTGCATTTGGACGTACGGTGTACAAAAGACCCATTGAAGAAGTAGTGGCAGAGATTGCGGCTTTAAATGCTAAAATCATTGTTTTTCCAGATGTCAATCTCATTATAGACATAGAATATGCAAAAAAGCTATTTAAAGCATTGATTCCTTTAAAGATTTATTGGTTGGGACTGGTGACCTCTCATGTGGGAATGGATGATGAGCTATTAAAAATATTTGAAAAAAGTGGTTGTAAAGGGTTACTCATTGGGTTTGAATCCATTAGTCAAGAGTCTCAAGCTTATGTGCACAAAGGTGTTAATCAAGTAGCCTCTTATGCGGAGCTAATGAATAAACTACATGCACATGGGATTCTGGTACAAGGTTGTTTCGCTTTTGGTGGGGACCATGAAGATACCTCTGTTTTTGAAAGAACCGTTGAGATGGTGACAAAAGTCAAAATTGATTTGCCACGCTACAGTATTTTGACACCTTTTCCAAAGACAGAGTTATATCGCCAACTAGATAAAGCTGGACGCATTTTTGAACGCAATTGGGCAATGTATGATGTAGAGCATTGTGTATTTACCCCTGCTCAAATGACTGTGGAGGAGTTGGAAGCAGGTATTACATGGGCATGGAAAGAAACGTATAAAACCAGTAACATCTTAAAGCGTCTAGCGCCCTTTAGACATACTCCATGGCTTTCTATTCCACTTAATATGGGCTATAAGGGATATGCCAATAAATATGAGCTTTTTACAAGAGAAGTAATGTGTGATAACTCCAGTATTCAGTAA
- a CDS encoding B12-binding domain-containing radical SAM protein, producing the protein MKLTFILPAIGKKAGQKYIGTWKMEPLTIAVLKGLTPNDIETAFYDDRIELIDYDAPTDLVVITVETYTAKRSYEIAKKYRERGVTVVMGGYHTTLVPEEVKQHAHSIMVGNAENTWQEMLEDFRKGQLKTCYKGETVFSNTLPDKSIFKGKKYLPVSLVETGRGCCNRCDFCAIAGYYSCKYFARPHEQIVADIKKSEHKYHFLVDDNLMANKANALGLFEKITPLGIKWAGQGTLSMAKDEKLLKAMKQSGCEIILIGFESLEQENLRQMNKSINILSKENDELVKRIHDAGMGIYATFVFGYDYDTEATIERALKFSEKHKFYTAAFNHLLPFPGTPLYKRLKEEKRLLQDEWWLKEDYNYGELAFVPKNMSPERLSQLCCDARKEFSNFKNVWRRGIFAMSHSNPMLWTLFWGMNLRIGGEVDQKMNVPIGGNLDELPK; encoded by the coding sequence ATGAAGCTAACCTTTATTTTACCTGCCATTGGGAAAAAGGCAGGACAAAAGTACATAGGAACCTGGAAAATGGAGCCACTGACTATAGCAGTACTCAAGGGGCTAACGCCAAATGATATTGAAACAGCTTTTTATGATGATAGAATTGAACTCATTGATTATGATGCTCCAACAGACTTAGTAGTTATTACGGTGGAGACTTATACAGCAAAAAGGTCTTATGAAATTGCTAAGAAGTATCGCGAAAGAGGTGTGACAGTAGTAATGGGAGGGTATCATACAACCCTTGTACCAGAAGAAGTGAAGCAGCATGCTCATAGTATTATGGTAGGTAATGCTGAAAACACCTGGCAAGAGATGCTAGAAGACTTTAGAAAAGGTCAGCTTAAGACATGTTACAAAGGCGAAACGGTATTTAGCAATACGCTTCCTGATAAATCTATATTTAAAGGGAAAAAATATTTACCAGTTTCATTAGTTGAAACAGGTAGAGGCTGTTGTAATCGTTGTGATTTTTGTGCTATTGCAGGGTATTATAGCTGTAAGTATTTTGCAAGACCTCACGAGCAGATTGTGGCAGATATTAAGAAGTCAGAGCATAAGTATCACTTCTTAGTAGATGATAATTTAATGGCGAACAAAGCAAATGCTTTAGGGCTATTTGAAAAAATCACGCCTTTAGGCATCAAATGGGCAGGACAGGGCACGCTGAGTATGGCAAAGGATGAAAAGCTATTAAAAGCTATGAAGCAAAGTGGATGTGAAATTATTCTCATCGGCTTTGAAAGCTTAGAACAAGAAAACCTTAGGCAAATGAATAAGTCTATTAATATTTTGAGTAAAGAAAATGATGAGCTCGTAAAGCGTATTCATGATGCAGGTATGGGTATTTACGCTACCTTTGTATTTGGATATGACTATGATACAGAGGCAACCATTGAAAGGGCCTTGAAATTTTCAGAGAAACACAAGTTTTATACAGCAGCTTTTAATCATTTATTACCGTTTCCAGGAACGCCTCTATATAAACGTCTAAAAGAAGAAAAGCGTCTGTTACAAGATGAATGGTGGTTAAAGGAAGATTATAACTATGGGGAGTTAGCTTTTGTGCCTAAAAATATGTCACCAGAAAGATTAAGTCAACTTTGTTGTGATGCACGCAAAGAATTTTCTAATTTTAAAAATGTATGGAGACGGGGGATATTTGCCATGAGCCATTCTAATCCTATGTTATGGACGTTATTTTGGGGAATGAATCTTAGAATTGGAGGAGAAGTGGATCAAAAGATGAATGTGCCTATAGGAGGAAATCTAGATGAGCTTCCAAAGTAA